The region ATTCCAAAATCGGGCAAATATTTCACAAATTTTAACCAACGCTGCACGCCCGGACCTCCTGCAGGTGGCCAGTAATAACAAACGATTAAAACTTTTTTTGTTGGACTTTCCAAAATAACTAATCTAATTTATTTTCTTTTGAATTGACTTTATTTAATTCTTCAATATCTAAAATGTCTTTAGTCCGATTAGCTGCAAATTTAGATTTAATTAAATTTTCATAATCAATAAAATTAACTTTCACCCCAGCAATTTCAACAACTGTTGCGTTATTTAACAACTCATCAAAAGAGATATCTTCAAGTCCTTTTACACTTGTCATTAAGTCTAATCGCATTCCAAAACCAATATTTACATCTGTATATCCGGGAATAAATTGCATCGTTTCAACATTTGGAAATTCAATTAATTTTGATGCTTTAAGCGCTTTATTAAGTTTTAAACGATTTTCTAAGGTATCTTTGAAAAAAACATCCATATCACCTGTATTTCTATTATACCCATAGATATTGACAGCAAAACCTCCAATAATAATATATTCTAATTTTTCAAAATCAAAATTTTTCCAAATCTCAAAAACTTCAGGTATCATTATTTCTTAATTTTAATAATTTTTGCAGTTTTTAAAGCATAGGATATTTCAATTAATTTCATTAATCGCTCTAACCTTTCAAAATAGGATAAAGATTGCATCTCAATGATATGTTCTTTTTCAGATTTTGTCATTTTATAGCATTACAAATTATTGAGCAACTTGCTGAGTTTTCTTTCTCCAATAAAAAATACCTAATCCAATTACACCCAACATTAAAACAGAGCTAATTAATGCAATCATTCCCCCTGTTTTCACTACTTCAGGTTCAAATTTAAATTCAATAGTATGTTTCCCAGCTGGAATTTGCAATCCTCTTAAAACATAATTCACATTTAAGATTGTTGCTTCTTTTCCATCAATTGTAGCTATCCAACCTTTTGGGTAATAAATTTCAGAAAACACCCCAAAACCAGCGTTTGAATTAGTTGATACATACTTCAAATAATTAGGTTTATAAGTTTCTAAATTTATGGTAGCAGTTGAATCTTTCGTAAAAGTTGCGGCTATCGTTACATCTTTGTTTTCCTTTTTTGACAATGTAGCTTCATCCTTCGTTTTTAAAGAATTTAAAGCTTTCATTTCTTCATCTGCTGAATTCACAAATTTTAGTTTTGAGACAAACCAAGCATTTCCATTGGCATTCGGATTTTGCAAGGCCATTGGCGCTCCTTGTTCATTCGTTTGAATCACATATTTTGTATTCAACATATTCAATACTTCAATATTATTCTTAGCGATTTGGTAATCAAACAACTCCTGCATTTTTTTTGGCTTGGCTGCATGATAACCGCCAATTGATTTATGGAAGAAAGAAGCACGAGCACTGTTCATATTTCCATCCATTTCGAAAACTCTAAAATGTGATTTATCTTCAAGAATTCGTTTATCGGCTTCTGTTTCTTCAAAAGGACGTTCAATTTGTGATTTCGATACAAAATCTTCCGCTTTTACGTAATTTTTAGCTACAAAGAACAAATCGAAAACCATTACTAAACCAACTAAAAGTACGGTATTGAATTGTGAAAATGTCTTTTTAGTATAGAAAAACAGAACTGCAAAAGCAACCGCTAGAAACCCTAAGGAACGATAAATTGTTGAGAAATACATAGCTTTTCTATCTTCTTTCAATACATCCATAAAATTAGCTCCATATTGTTTCGCATAAAACTCATCATTTAAACTTGTAAATGAGAATGATCCGCTCAACAACAATAACACTACTAAAATTCCCGCTACAATTCCACCTGCATATAACAATGATTTGCCGCGCTCAGTTTCATCACTATTCACAAATGCAGATAATCCTAAAATAGCTAAAACAGGCATGCACAATTCTAATAAAACTTGAATGGATGAAACCGCTCTAAATTTATTGTACATAGGTACATAATTGATGAAGAAATCGGTTAAAGGAGCAAAATGTTTACCCCATGAAAGAGCCAATGAAAACACCACACCCACTGCCAATGCATATTTAATTTTCCGTTTTTCAACAAACAATGCAAGTATTGCCAAAAAGAAAACTACTATTCCAATATAAGCAGGAGCGGCAACAATAGGCTGTTCTCCCCAATAAGTTGGCATGTGTTTAACCAAATTTACAGCTTCACTTTCAGGAACATTTTGTGCTACAATAAATTGGTACATCGATGAATCCGGACCTAAATCTTCTGAATTTGAACCACCAAACAATTTTGGAGCAATTAAATTTAAACTTTCGCCAATACCATAACTGTATTCGGTTATATATTCATAGCTCATGGCGTTATCATCGATTTTTTTCTTGCCCTCTGCATCAAAAGACAATTCACTATTACTTCGTGTTGAATACTTAGCATATTCTGAAGTGGCTAATAAATTGGTTGCGTTTGCTCCTACTGCTAAAATTGCACCAATTGCAAATACACCTAACACTTTAGTTAAATGTTTAAAATCTTTTTCTTTTATAATTTCAATGAAATAATAGCCTCCAATAATTAACAATAAAAACAAGAAATAATAGGTCATCTGGAAGTGATTTGCCTGAATTTCCAAAGCAGCGGCTAGCATGGTTACAATTCCTCCTAAAACATATCTTTTTTGGAAAACCCATAAAACACCTGCTAACAATAACGGCATATAAGCAATAGCATGTGCTTTCGCATTATGTCCAACACCTAAAATAATGATCAAATACGTTGAAAATCCAAAAGCTAAAGCACCAAAAAAAGCTTTTAATGGCTTCATTTTCAAGCTTAACATTAAGACATAAAATCCTAAAAAATATAAAAACAAATAATCGGCCGGTCTAGGTAAAAAACGTAAAACACTATCTAAGTCTTTTATATAGTTATTAGGATATTTAGCTCCTAATTGATAGGTTGGCATCCCACCAAAAGCACTATTAGTCCAATACGGTTCTTCCTTATATTCCTTTCTAAAGTCGATTTGTTCTTTAGCCATTCCGGTATATTGAGCAAT is a window of Flavobacterium indicum GPTSA100-9 = DSM 17447 DNA encoding:
- a CDS encoding YfhO family protein; the encoded protein is MKNLNKFAPHLYALIGFIAIALIYFYPTLQGKQIFQSDIAQYTGMAKEQIDFRKEYKEEPYWTNSAFGGMPTYQLGAKYPNNYIKDLDSVLRFLPRPADYLFLYFLGFYVLMLSLKMKPLKAFFGALAFGFSTYLIIILGVGHNAKAHAIAYMPLLLAGVLWVFQKRYVLGGIVTMLAAALEIQANHFQMTYYFLFLLLIIGGYYFIEIIKEKDFKHLTKVLGVFAIGAILAVGANATNLLATSEYAKYSTRSNSELSFDAEGKKKIDDNAMSYEYITEYSYGIGESLNLIAPKLFGGSNSEDLGPDSSMYQFIVAQNVPESEAVNLVKHMPTYWGEQPIVAAPAYIGIVVFFLAILALFVEKRKIKYALAVGVVFSLALSWGKHFAPLTDFFINYVPMYNKFRAVSSIQVLLELCMPVLAILGLSAFVNSDETERGKSLLYAGGIVAGILVVLLLLSGSFSFTSLNDEFYAKQYGANFMDVLKEDRKAMYFSTIYRSLGFLAVAFAVLFFYTKKTFSQFNTVLLVGLVMVFDLFFVAKNYVKAEDFVSKSQIERPFEETEADKRILEDKSHFRVFEMDGNMNSARASFFHKSIGGYHAAKPKKMQELFDYQIAKNNIEVLNMLNTKYVIQTNEQGAPMALQNPNANGNAWFVSKLKFVNSADEEMKALNSLKTKDEATLSKKENKDVTIAATFTKDSTATINLETYKPNYLKYVSTNSNAGFGVFSEIYYPKGWIATIDGKEATILNVNYVLRGLQIPAGKHTIEFKFEPEVVKTGGMIALISSVLMLGVIGLGIFYWRKKTQQVAQ
- a CDS encoding nucleotidyltransferase, translated to MIPEVFEIWKNFDFEKLEYIIIGGFAVNIYGYNRNTGDMDVFFKDTLENRLKLNKALKASKLIEFPNVETMQFIPGYTDVNIGFGMRLDLMTSVKGLEDISFDELLNNATVVEIAGVKVNFIDYENLIKSKFAANRTKDILDIEELNKVNSKENKLD